One genomic window of Bos taurus isolate L1 Dominette 01449 registration number 42190680 breed Hereford chromosome Y, ARS-UCD2.0, whole genome shotgun sequence includes the following:
- the LOC132344485 gene encoding melanoma antigen preferentially expressed in tumors-like, producing the protein MWPKLPQRMYLQDSFQRRFFRMNVQAPPRLLELGAQCLLRNEALAIMALEELPIELFPPLFMEAFAGRHTEALKAMVQAWPFPCLPLGALMQDHQPHLDTFQAALDGLDVLLAQEVRPRRWKLQVLDLRRKTHQDFWTLWSGMKVSVCSLLEPEPAQPMQKRCRVEAQAGLKPEQAPVEVLVDLCIKEDTLDETLSYLLKKAKKRGKLLHIRCQKLRIFTMPMKSIRKILKVVQLDSIQDLEVNCIWKLATLSRFLPHLGRMGNLRRLLLSRIHILPHTTPDQENCVNQLSAQFLNLPHLQELYLDSISFLEGRLHQVLRCLNTPLETLSITNCLISESDLTYLSQCPSVSLLKDLGLSGVNLTSLNLESLQVLIERTSATLQELDLDECGIMDSQFSALLPSLSGCSQLTTFSFCGNPISMAVLESLLHHTMGLSKLSHVLYPAPLESYEDVHGTLHLGLLAQLHARLKQLLCKSGRSSMFWVSASPCPHCGDQILYDTAPILCPCYLPD; encoded by the exons ATGTGGCCCAAACTCCCCCAACGAATGTACCTTCag GACTCATTCCAGAGGAGGTTCTTCAGGATGAACGTCCAGGCCCCACCCCGACTCCTGGAGCTGGGCGCACAGTGCCTGCTGCGCAATGAGGCCTTGGCCATCATGGCTCTGGAGGAGCTGCCCATCGAGCTCTTTCCACCACTGTTTATGGAGGCCTTTGCTGGAAGGCACACAGAGGCCCTGAAGGCGATGGTGCAGGCCTggcccttcccctgcctcccactgGGGGCCCTGATGCAAGACCACCAGCCTCATCTGGACACCTTCCAGGCAGCACTCGATGGTCTGGATGTCCTGCTTGCTCAGGAGGTCCGCCCCAG GCGGTGGAAGCTGCAGGTGCTGGACTTGCGCCGGAAAACCCACCAGGACTTCTGGACCCTGTGGTCCGGGATGAAGGTCAGTGTTTGCTCACTGCTGGAGCCTGAGCCAGCCCAACCAATGCAGAAGAGGTGCAGGGTGGAGGCGCAGGCGGGGCTGAAGCCAGAGCAGGCCCCTGTGGAGGTGCTGGTCGACCTGTGCATCAAGGAGGACACTCTGGATGAGACCCTCAGCTACCTGCTGAAGAAGGCCAAGAAGAGGGGGAAGCTGCTGCACATCCGCTGCCAGAAGCTGAGGATCTTCACCATGCCCATGAAGagcatcaggaagatcctgaaggtggtgcagctggacTCCATTCAGGACCTGGAGGTCAACTGCATCTGGAAGCTGGCCACGCTGAGCAGGTTCCTGCCGCACCTGGGCCGGATGGGCAACCTGCGCCGGCTGCTGCTGTCTCGCATCCACATATTGCCACATACCACCCCGGACCAGGAGAACTGCGTCAACCAGCTCAGTGCACAGTTCCTGAACCTGCCCCACCTGCAGGAGCTCTACCTGGACTCCATCTCCTTCCTCGAGGGCCGCCTGCACCAGGTGCTCAG GTGCCTGAACACCCCTCTGGAGACCCTGTCGATCACCAATTGCCTGATTTCGGAGTCAGACCTGACATACCTGTCGCAGTGCCCGAGCGTCAGCCTGCTGAAGGACCTTGGCCTCAGCGGGGTCAACCTGACCAGCCTCAACTTGGAGTCCCTGCAGGTCCTGATTGAGAGGACCTCAGCCACCCTGCAGGAACTGGACCTGGATGAGTGCGGCATCATGGACTCTCAGTTCAGTGCCCTCTTACCCTCCCTGAGCGGCTGCTCCCAGCTCACCACCTTCAGCTTCTGTGGCAACCCTATCTCTATGGCTGTGCTGGAGAGCCTGCTGCACCACACCATGGGGCTGAGTAAGCTGAGCCACGTGCTGTACCCTGCACCCCTGGAGAGCTATGAGGATGTGCATGGCACCCTGCACCTGGGCCTTCTGGCTCAGCTGCATGCCCGGCTCAAGCAGCTTCTGTGCAAGTCTGGGCGGTCCAGCATGTTCTGGGTCAGCGCCAGCCCCTGTCCACACTGCGGTGACCAGATCCTCTATGACACCGCGCCCATCCTGTGCCCCTGCTACTTGCCCGACTAG